A window of the Halopseudomonas phragmitis genome harbors these coding sequences:
- a CDS encoding CBS domain-containing protein yields MLKSVKVRDYMTTDLVTFSPETDLFRAIDTLIEHRISGAPVVDGEGHLLGLLSESDCLKGILSGSYFEEAGGRVESVMTVVVETIDADADIIKAGEHFIQKHRRRLPVMDEGLLVGQISRRDILRAVKAYNHHGAPK; encoded by the coding sequence ATGCTCAAGTCAGTCAAAGTGCGCGACTACATGACGACTGATCTGGTGACATTCAGCCCGGAAACTGACCTGTTCCGGGCTATTGACACCCTGATCGAACATCGTATTTCTGGTGCGCCGGTAGTGGACGGTGAGGGCCACTTGCTTGGCCTGCTGTCCGAAAGTGACTGCCTCAAGGGCATTTTGTCCGGGAGTTACTTCGAGGAAGCCGGTGGTCGGGTTGAGTCGGTGATGACGGTGGTGGTGGAAACCATCGATGCCGATGCCGATATCATCAAGGCTGGTGAACACTTCATTCAGAAACATCGACGGCGTTTGCCGGTGATGGATGAAGGCCTGCTGGTGGGGCAGATCAGTCGTCGGGATATTCTG